One Helianthus annuus cultivar XRQ/B chromosome 7, HanXRQr2.0-SUNRISE, whole genome shotgun sequence genomic region harbors:
- the LOC110866856 gene encoding putative disease resistance RPP13-like protein 1, with translation MAEAAAAALIKVIFEKLAVEAFKKYARSQNIHSELKQLGITLSHIQALLNDASHKEITHESVRLWLTSLQHLAYDIDDVLDDVATEAINRELNPESEASTSMVRKLIPTCCTNFSLSHRLSPKLDSITTQLQHLEKQKGDLGLIVKDEKPKNTSRRNETSLLESDVVGREGEREKLINKLLQDEPSKENFIIVPIVGMGGVGKTTMARILYNDTRVRDHFKLKAWVCVSDEFDIFKISETIYQSVAKKSKQFKYLNQLQVALGEELKDKRFLVVFDDVWNENYDDWENLVRPFHSRATGSRVIITTR, from the coding sequence ATGGCTGAAGCCGCTGCTGCTGCCCTGATCAAAGTCATTTTTGAGAAGCTAGCCGTTGAAGCCTTCAAGAAATATGCTCGCTCTCAGAATATCCACTCCGAGCTCAAGCAATTGGGGATCACGTTGTCCCATATCCAAGCTCTGCTTAACGATGCTTCTCACAAGGAAATAACTCATGAATCTGTCAGACTATGGCTCACTAGTCTCCAACATTTGGCTTACGATATCGATGACGTACTCGACGATGTGGCTACTGAAGCAATCAATCGTGAGCTGAACCCGGAATCAGAAGCAAGCACCAGCATGGTAAGAAAGCTCATCCCAACTTGCTGCACAAACTTCTCACTAAGTCATAGGTTGTCTCCTAAGTTAGATAGTATTACCACCCAGTTACAACATCTAGAAAAACAAAAGGGTGATCTGGGTttaattgtaaaagatgaaaagccAAAAAATACTAGTAGAAGAAACGAAACATCTTTGCTAGAATCTGATGTTGTTGGACGAgaaggtgagagagagaagttgATCAACAAGTTGTTACAAGATGAGCCATCTAAGGAAAACTTTATTATCGTACCCATAGTTGGTATGGGTGGGGTGGGTAAGACCACTATGGCTAGAATATTGTATAACGATACACGAGTGAGGGATCACTTTAAACTCAAGGCATGGGTTTGTGTATCCGATGAGTTTGATATATTTAAAATAAGTGAAACTATATATCAATCTGTGGCTAAAAAAAGCAAACAATTTAAATATTTAAATCAGCTTCAAGTTGCTCTTGGAGAAGAACTTAAGGACAAGCGATTTCTAGTAGTATTCGATGATGTGTGGAATGAAAACTATGACGACTGGGAAAACCTAGTGCGTCCATTTCATTCTAGGGCTACTGGAAGTAGGGTAATCATTACAACTCGCTAG